In Spinacia oleracea cultivar Varoflay chromosome 5, BTI_SOV_V1, whole genome shotgun sequence, a single window of DNA contains:
- the LOC130461500 gene encoding uncharacterized protein gives MNAIVTRSAKILGDGVRASNVPESKREEQKGVVESNDDDVIEEEPHVDDVSDVPKPTEATLLPLPTPKLPYPQRFMRHKLDVQFSKFLEVLRKLHVSIPFTDALKQMPTYSRFLKEILSGKRDCDVKETVNLTENCSATILNQMPPKLKDPDRSVKYPIGKVEDVPLRVVKFIIIPVDFVVLDIDEDSHVPIILGRPFVVTAGAIIDVKQGVITLKMGKDSLTFDLTHTMHYPSSPSENCFFVDSLDPLVHDMHEHFLINNDPLELVILNREGLGNIGVEAATYKEQLNSTPLDNQPGECCLLLDREDVLDDLKQRDGKEAPKVELKALPLS, from the exons ATGAATGCCATTGTGACTAGGAGTGCAAAGATTCTAGGTGATGGTGTTAGAGCCAGTAATGTCCCCGAGTCAAAaagggaagaacaaaaaggggtTGTTGAGTCAAATGATGATGATGTGATAGAAGAGGAGCCTCACGTTGATGACGTGAGTGATGTTCCGAAGCCAACGGAGGCTACTCTTTTACCTCTCCCCACTCCTAAACTTCCCTACCCCCAAAGGTTTATGAGACACAAATTGGATGTTCAATTCTCAAAGTTCCTTGAAGTTCTTAGGAAGTTACATGTTTCCATTCCCTTTACGGATGCCTTGAAACAAATGCCTACCTACTCTAGATTTCTTAAGGAAATTTTGagtgggaagagagattgcGACGTAAAGGAAACGGTCAATTTAACCGAGAATTGTAGTGCCACTATTCTCAATCAAATGCCTCCAAAACTCAAGGATCCGG ACCGATCGGTCAAATATCCTATTGGAAAGGTTGAGGATGTACCATTGAGGGTAGTAAAGTTCATTATCATCCCCGTCGACTTCGTTGTGCTTGATATTGATGAGGACTCTCATGTCCCTATTATTCTTGGTAGGCCGTTCGTGGTCACGGCGGGGGCCATCATTGATGTGAAACAAGGGGTAATCACCTTGAAGATGGGAAAGGATAGTCTTACTTTTGATTTGACTCATACTATGCACTATCCTAGCTCACCTAGTGAAAATTGTTTCTTTGTTGACTCCCTTGATCCCCTTGTACATGACATGCATGAGCACTTTCTCATTAATAACGATCCTCTTGAGCTTGTTATCTTGAATAGGGAAGGTTTAGGGAATATAGGGGTTGAAGCGGCCACATACAAGGAGCAATTAAACTCTACCCCACTTGATAACCAACCCGGGGAATGTTGTCTTTTGCTTGACCGGGAGGATGTTCTTGATGACCTAAAGCAACGAGATGGTAAGGAAGCTCCCAAGGTTGAGCTCAAAGCTCTACCTTTGAGCTAG